From the Chloroflexus aurantiacus J-10-fl genome, one window contains:
- a CDS encoding biotin transporter BioY → MNQTLTTTGTLAQAVLPRRGWLAKAWVADTLLVVLGSLLVALSAQIRISLLPFSPVPITGQTFGVLLVGSLLGPRLGLLALLLYLLEGVIGLPFFAGGSSGYTHLVGATGGYLISFPLAAALCGWLADRGWDRRFMPAVAVMVLANLLIYAIGATWLGFFIGFENALLKGVLPFLPGDALKIVLAAIALPGGWQMVKWLRKGE, encoded by the coding sequence ATGAATCAGACATTGACCACAACGGGGACACTGGCGCAGGCGGTTTTACCACGTCGAGGCTGGCTGGCAAAGGCCTGGGTCGCTGATACGCTGCTGGTTGTGCTGGGAAGTCTGCTGGTAGCACTGAGTGCGCAGATTCGTATCTCGCTGCTGCCTTTCTCGCCCGTACCGATTACCGGTCAGACATTCGGTGTCTTGCTGGTCGGGAGTCTGCTGGGGCCGCGTTTGGGATTGCTGGCGCTCTTGCTCTATCTGCTTGAAGGTGTCATTGGCTTGCCCTTCTTTGCCGGTGGTTCAAGCGGGTACACGCACCTTGTGGGGGCGACGGGTGGCTATTTGATTTCTTTCCCGTTGGCGGCAGCACTGTGTGGCTGGCTGGCCGACCGTGGCTGGGATCGTCGCTTTATGCCGGCAGTGGCCGTCATGGTGTTAGCGAACTTGTTGATCTACGCGATTGGCGCAACGTGGTTGGGCTTCTTCATTGGGTTTGAAAATGCCTTGTTGAAGGGTGTATTGCCGTTCCTGCCTGGTGATGCGCTCAAGATCGTCCTTGCTGCGATTGCACTGCCGGGTGGCTGGCAGATGGTCAAGTGGCTCCGCAAAGGGGAATAA
- a CDS encoding MBL fold metallo-hydrolase, producing the protein MTTLNYPPSGLSVLEPAELYAELLAGQPLFILDVRNELEYARNRIRGRYPVPTLNIPYFAFIEDEESAVAQVPTDQLLTVICAKEGSSQYVAELLAARGIATRYLRGGFQAWLDFYDVRDVVNAGWGRIIQIIRPARGDLSYVIISAGEAAVVDPGRHIHLYQEVAAAADADITRVLLTHLAAGRLSGGAALAGERKALLAMHPYDALHPRTLSPAHLTYVPLLGGERVALGQLLIEAHWFPGHTPGHLVYRVISPMGDRFLLTGDALLLNGCGRTDLGGHAQEWTALLFRSLQEVLPTLVDDRTLILPSSFLSLAETRSDGVVAAPFAALRAQHPALQVDSAASLLPMVTTPSSELPAAVDTFWRVNLGLQPLTDEEALELEVEPSLCGLSGY; encoded by the coding sequence ATGACAACTCTCAACTATCCGCCATCCGGGCTTAGTGTCTTAGAACCGGCGGAATTGTATGCCGAACTCCTGGCCGGACAACCCCTGTTTATTCTTGATGTGCGGAATGAACTGGAATATGCCCGCAATCGGATACGTGGGCGATACCCGGTACCAACCCTCAACATTCCGTACTTTGCGTTTATCGAAGATGAAGAGAGTGCGGTAGCCCAGGTGCCGACGGATCAACTCCTGACAGTTATTTGCGCTAAAGAAGGTTCATCGCAGTATGTCGCCGAACTGTTAGCCGCTCGTGGGATTGCCACCCGCTACCTGCGTGGCGGATTTCAAGCCTGGCTTGATTTCTACGATGTTCGCGATGTGGTTAATGCCGGTTGGGGACGCATTATCCAGATCATCCGCCCGGCGCGTGGTGATCTCAGTTATGTGATCATCAGTGCCGGTGAAGCTGCTGTCGTTGATCCTGGTCGCCATATTCACCTGTATCAGGAGGTGGCTGCTGCGGCTGACGCCGACATAACACGGGTATTGTTAACCCATCTCGCAGCAGGGCGGCTGTCGGGTGGAGCAGCGCTGGCCGGTGAGCGGAAGGCGTTACTGGCGATGCATCCCTACGATGCCCTTCATCCACGAACCCTATCGCCGGCTCATCTGACGTATGTCCCCTTGCTTGGCGGTGAACGGGTAGCACTGGGGCAATTATTGATCGAAGCCCACTGGTTCCCCGGTCACACACCCGGTCATCTGGTCTACCGCGTGATCTCGCCAATGGGTGATCGCTTCTTGTTGACCGGTGATGCCCTGCTTCTGAATGGATGTGGTCGTACCGACCTCGGTGGTCATGCCCAGGAATGGACAGCGTTGCTCTTCCGTAGTTTGCAGGAAGTTCTGCCGACGCTGGTCGATGATCGGACGCTGATACTACCATCTTCATTCCTGAGTCTGGCTGAAACCCGATCCGATGGTGTAGTAGCCGCACCGTTTGCTGCGCTGCGCGCACAGCATCCGGCGTTGCAGGTTGACAGTGCAGCGTCGTTGCTGCCAATGGTGACCACGCCATCATCAGAGCTGCCGGCAGCGGTCGATACCTTCTGGCGTGTCAATTTGGGGCTGCAACCTCTGACTGATGAAGAGGCTTTGGAACTGGAGGTTGAGCCATCATTGTGTGGATTAAGCGGGTATTGA
- a CDS encoding carboxylate-amine ligase: protein MSVYNPNDADFAFTLGIEEEYQIVDPETRELRSYITQILEPGRTILREQIKPEMHQSIVEVGTRPCRTISEARAEIVRLRSAIAGLAARHNLRIVAAGTHPFSSWMQQEITPDERYHMVVGEMQDAALQLLIFGMHCHIGMPNNEVAIELMNVARYICPHLLALSTSSPFWMGRNTGFKSYRSVIFSTFPRTGIPPTFHSASEFERYVQLLVNTGCIDNGKKIWWDLRPHPFFGTLEFRVCDIATKVEECLALAATMQALIVKFYTMFEENTTFRVYRRALINENKWRAQRWGLDGKLIDFGKRKEVEAKALVHEIVELVDDVVDMLGSRREVEYLLKIVENGTSADRQLRVFAETNDLKAVVDNLMVETMEGVPAMAFEADVQSQAAHS from the coding sequence GTGAGCGTCTATAATCCCAATGATGCCGATTTTGCGTTTACGCTTGGGATCGAAGAGGAGTACCAGATTGTTGATCCCGAAACACGCGAGTTACGCAGTTACATTACGCAAATTCTTGAGCCGGGCCGTACCATTCTACGCGAGCAGATCAAGCCAGAGATGCACCAGAGCATCGTTGAGGTAGGCACACGTCCCTGCCGCACGATCAGTGAGGCAAGAGCGGAAATTGTTCGTCTGCGGAGTGCGATTGCCGGCCTGGCAGCACGTCATAACTTGCGGATTGTCGCTGCCGGTACCCATCCCTTCTCCTCGTGGATGCAGCAAGAGATCACGCCCGATGAACGCTACCATATGGTCGTGGGCGAGATGCAAGACGCAGCGTTACAACTGCTGATCTTCGGTATGCACTGCCACATCGGGATGCCAAATAACGAGGTTGCAATTGAGCTGATGAATGTGGCCCGCTACATCTGCCCGCACTTACTGGCCCTGAGCACCTCTTCACCGTTCTGGATGGGACGCAATACCGGCTTTAAGTCCTACCGCAGTGTTATCTTCAGCACCTTCCCGCGCACCGGGATTCCGCCAACCTTCCACTCAGCCAGCGAGTTTGAACGGTACGTTCAATTGCTGGTCAATACCGGCTGTATCGATAACGGCAAGAAGATCTGGTGGGATCTCCGCCCGCACCCCTTCTTTGGCACACTCGAATTCCGCGTCTGCGACATTGCCACGAAAGTCGAAGAGTGTCTGGCCCTTGCCGCAACCATGCAGGCCCTGATCGTGAAGTTCTATACCATGTTTGAAGAGAACACGACCTTCCGCGTCTATCGCCGCGCCCTGATCAACGAGAACAAGTGGCGCGCTCAGCGTTGGGGGTTAGACGGGAAGCTGATCGATTTCGGCAAACGAAAAGAGGTTGAGGCAAAGGCGCTGGTGCACGAAATCGTCGAACTGGTCGACGATGTGGTTGACATGCTGGGGTCGCGACGTGAGGTAGAATATCTGCTCAAGATCGTCGAAAACGGCACCAGTGCTGATCGACAGTTGCGTGTCTTCGCCGAAACCAATGATCTCAAGGCAGTGGTTGATAATTTGATGGTGGAGACGATGGAAGGTGTGCCGGCGATGGCATTTGAGGCGGATGTGCAAAGCCAGGCAGCGCATAGCTAG
- a CDS encoding acyl-CoA dehydrogenase has translation MDVELTPEQQFIRQTVREFAEKEIAPKARYVDEHSAFPSETFAKMAQLGLMGLPFPEEYGGAGADSVSTAIAIEEVARCCGSTALAYAAHLGLGSAPIAMFGTEEQKRRFLVPAAKGEYLAAFGLTEPHAGSDAGATRTTARLVGDEWVINGQKMWITNAPIAGHIIVTAVTDPDLGKKGISAFIVPRGTPGLSFGKHEPKMGLRGSVSTAVMLDDVRVPRENLLGERGRGFIQFLQVLDGGRIGIGAMAIGLAQAAYEAAVAYARERTAFGKPIGAHQSVANMIANMAVDLAAARALVYGAARLKDAGRPYTREAAIAKLFASEASERICRDAIQVFGGYGYSQEYPVERLYRDTRLLTIGEGTSEILRGVIAHSVLGLRG, from the coding sequence ATGGACGTTGAATTAACCCCAGAACAGCAGTTTATTCGGCAAACGGTGCGTGAATTCGCCGAAAAAGAGATCGCGCCGAAAGCGCGATATGTCGATGAGCATAGTGCATTTCCAAGCGAAACCTTCGCCAAAATGGCCCAGCTCGGCCTGATGGGGCTGCCTTTTCCCGAAGAGTACGGCGGTGCCGGTGCCGATAGTGTCAGCACCGCTATCGCCATCGAGGAAGTTGCTCGCTGCTGTGGCAGCACGGCGCTTGCCTACGCTGCCCATCTCGGTCTGGGTAGTGCCCCAATTGCGATGTTCGGCACTGAAGAACAGAAACGGCGCTTTCTCGTACCGGCTGCCAAAGGTGAGTATCTGGCAGCGTTCGGTCTGACCGAACCGCACGCCGGTTCAGACGCCGGTGCCACACGCACCACTGCCCGCCTGGTCGGCGACGAGTGGGTGATCAACGGCCAGAAGATGTGGATCACGAATGCCCCCATCGCCGGCCACATCATCGTGACCGCCGTGACCGACCCCGATCTGGGTAAGAAGGGTATCTCGGCGTTTATCGTTCCCCGTGGCACCCCAGGGCTAAGCTTCGGCAAGCACGAACCGAAGATGGGGTTACGTGGTTCGGTAAGTACTGCGGTGATGCTTGACGATGTGCGTGTTCCCCGGGAAAATCTGCTCGGTGAGCGCGGACGCGGATTCATCCAGTTTTTACAGGTTCTCGACGGTGGTCGGATTGGGATCGGGGCGATGGCGATCGGCCTGGCTCAGGCCGCCTACGAGGCTGCGGTAGCCTATGCCCGCGAACGAACGGCGTTTGGCAAACCGATTGGCGCTCATCAGTCGGTTGCGAATATGATTGCCAATATGGCGGTTGATCTGGCCGCAGCACGTGCGCTGGTCTACGGCGCGGCCCGCCTGAAAGATGCCGGTCGCCCCTATACCCGCGAGGCAGCGATTGCCAAACTCTTTGCCTCGGAAGCGTCAGAGCGTATCTGTCGCGATGCCATTCAAGTCTTTGGTGGTTATGGCTACAGCCAGGAGTATCCGGTGGAACGTCTCTACCGTGATACCCGCCTGTTGACCATTGGCGAAGGAACGTCGGAAATCTTGCGTGGAGTTATCGCCCATTCCGTTCTTGGCCTGCGCGGATAG
- the rpoD gene encoding RNA polymerase sigma factor RpoD codes for MTQSQPETDRAAPAINPADLQALIAQGRQQGFVTFEDIQRLVPNPDESIELIDSIYAALAEAGVPVQEGDETALDDEPSSPATMDLDLDDELSDALLSDSVRLYLREIGQVPLLTAEQEKRLAQLIEQGQEAERKLATLPPDSPEAARLKQLKAKGEEARQQMAAANLRLVVSIAKRYRDRGLPLLDLIQEGSLGLLRAIEKFDYTKGYKFSTYATWWIKQALSRALADQSRLVRLPVHLGETLNRIQSARRQLTQSLGREPTDTELANHLGMSEEKLRELRRTAQDPVSLATPVGEEADSTLADFIPDPHALDADDAAASGMLRQQITAALDQLSERERRVLELRYGLVDGQPRTLEEVGKAFGVTRERVRQIEVKALRKLRHPRLGKLLKDYLDQI; via the coding sequence ATGACGCAGAGCCAGCCCGAGACCGACCGCGCCGCTCCTGCTATTAATCCCGCAGATTTGCAGGCACTGATCGCGCAGGGACGGCAACAAGGCTTCGTTACATTTGAGGATATTCAGCGGCTGGTTCCCAACCCTGATGAGTCGATTGAATTGATCGACTCCATCTATGCCGCATTAGCCGAGGCCGGTGTTCCGGTTCAGGAAGGTGATGAAACAGCTCTGGACGATGAGCCGTCATCACCTGCCACAATGGACCTCGATCTCGATGACGAGTTGTCAGACGCATTGCTCAGCGATAGCGTCCGCCTCTATCTGCGCGAAATTGGTCAGGTTCCCCTGCTCACCGCAGAACAAGAGAAGCGACTCGCGCAGTTGATCGAGCAGGGCCAGGAGGCCGAGCGCAAGCTGGCGACGCTGCCACCCGATAGCCCGGAAGCAGCCCGCTTGAAACAATTGAAGGCGAAGGGTGAAGAGGCGCGACAGCAAATGGCAGCCGCTAATCTGCGCCTCGTGGTTAGTATTGCCAAACGCTACCGTGACCGTGGCCTGCCCCTCCTCGATCTCATTCAAGAAGGCAGCCTCGGATTACTGCGTGCCATCGAAAAATTTGATTACACCAAAGGCTACAAGTTCAGTACATACGCCACATGGTGGATCAAGCAGGCACTTTCCCGGGCCCTCGCCGATCAGTCACGCCTGGTACGACTCCCGGTGCATCTTGGCGAAACCCTTAACCGGATTCAGTCGGCCCGTCGGCAACTCACCCAATCGCTCGGTCGTGAACCAACCGATACTGAGCTGGCGAACCATCTTGGGATGAGCGAAGAGAAGCTGCGCGAGCTGCGCCGTACTGCCCAAGACCCGGTATCGCTGGCTACACCGGTCGGCGAAGAGGCCGACAGTACGCTGGCCGACTTCATTCCCGATCCGCACGCGCTCGATGCCGATGATGCTGCTGCCAGCGGCATGCTGCGCCAGCAGATTACGGCTGCTCTCGATCAGCTCAGCGAACGTGAGCGACGGGTGCTTGAGTTGCGTTACGGCCTGGTTGATGGTCAGCCGCGCACGCTCGAAGAGGTCGGTAAAGCGTTTGGCGTTACCCGCGAGCGGGTACGGCAGATTGAAGTCAAGGCGCTGCGCAAGTTGCGCCATCCACGGTTGGGCAAGCTGCTGAAGGATTACCTCGATCAAATTTGA
- a CDS encoding FAD-dependent oxidoreductase — MGRRVVVIGGGAAGMSAAAKARRTDPTLEIVVYERSGFVSYGACGFPYAIKGEIARVEDLIVRTPEQFARQGIQALVRHEVLEIDPDRQTVRVRDLRSEREFVDHWDDLVVTTGGQPGRPPLPGIDLAGVFALRQVEDALAIKEWLNEQRPRSGVIIGGGYIGLEMAEALAAHGISLTLIERLPQVLPAMDADLASQIEAELIRQGVDLRLNQTVQGLVGDERVRAVIAEGQTIPAEIVILAVGVKPGVALAQAAGIGLGPTGAIAVDDHQRTNLPQVWAAGDVAEAWHRVIQKPVWMPLGTTANKQGRVAGENLAGGDARFGGIVGTVAVKVFALEAAMSGLSLARAQAEGFAAEAVQATAGSRAHYMPGHQPITVSLVFDRNTRRLLGGQMVGREGVAKRIDTIAAALQAGWTIDDLAELDLSYAPPFAPVWDPILVAANLARK, encoded by the coding sequence ATGGGGCGACGGGTGGTCGTGATCGGTGGTGGGGCGGCAGGCATGAGTGCAGCGGCCAAAGCCCGCCGCACCGATCCAACGCTTGAAATTGTGGTGTATGAGCGGTCGGGATTTGTGAGCTACGGTGCCTGTGGCTTTCCGTATGCCATTAAGGGCGAGATTGCGCGGGTTGAAGACCTGATCGTGCGCACGCCAGAGCAATTCGCCAGGCAAGGCATTCAAGCCCTGGTGCGACACGAAGTGCTGGAGATTGATCCAGACCGGCAGACGGTGCGTGTGCGGGATTTGCGCAGCGAACGCGAGTTTGTTGACCATTGGGACGACCTGGTGGTGACGACAGGTGGGCAACCTGGTCGTCCGCCTTTACCGGGGATTGATCTGGCGGGTGTCTTTGCGCTGCGTCAGGTTGAGGATGCGCTGGCGATCAAGGAATGGTTGAACGAACAACGACCGCGTAGCGGCGTGATTATCGGGGGTGGGTATATCGGGTTAGAGATGGCTGAAGCGCTGGCCGCGCATGGCATATCGCTCACCCTGATCGAACGGTTGCCCCAGGTGCTACCGGCTATGGATGCCGATCTGGCGAGCCAGATCGAGGCAGAGCTGATCCGACAGGGGGTGGATCTGCGTTTGAACCAGACGGTGCAGGGGCTTGTCGGCGATGAACGGGTACGTGCGGTTATCGCTGAAGGGCAGACTATCCCGGCAGAGATTGTGATTCTCGCCGTTGGGGTCAAACCAGGTGTTGCGCTTGCCCAGGCTGCCGGGATCGGGTTGGGGCCGACCGGAGCGATTGCCGTCGATGATCATCAGCGGACCAACCTTCCGCAGGTGTGGGCAGCGGGTGATGTGGCTGAAGCGTGGCATCGGGTGATTCAGAAACCGGTATGGATGCCGCTCGGTACTACGGCCAACAAGCAGGGGCGTGTGGCCGGTGAGAATCTGGCGGGTGGCGATGCCCGGTTTGGTGGTATTGTCGGTACGGTAGCGGTCAAGGTCTTTGCGCTAGAGGCCGCAATGAGCGGGCTGTCACTGGCACGGGCGCAGGCCGAGGGGTTTGCCGCCGAGGCGGTGCAGGCCACAGCTGGCTCACGGGCACACTATATGCCGGGCCATCAGCCGATTACCGTTTCGCTGGTATTTGATCGGAATACACGCCGTTTGCTAGGCGGTCAGATGGTTGGTCGCGAAGGTGTGGCGAAGCGGATTGACACGATTGCGGCTGCGCTGCAAGCCGGCTGGACGATTGATGATCTGGCTGAGCTTGATCTGAGCTATGCGCCGCCATTTGCGCCGGTTTGGGATCCGATCCTGGTGGCGGCTAATCTGGCACGGAAGTAA
- a CDS encoding MFS transporter: MLLKRLHSGRIYYGWIMLLTVSITEVISWGILYYAYSVFILPMSRDLAVDQLVVATGYAVALLTNGLAAPLVGWWLDRAGSRWLMTAGSSLGCGLLVVWSQITTPGQLYLVMAGIGLASAAVLYEPAFAIVATWFRRERGRALQILTFFGAWASFVFIPLSGWLVDWLGWRSALIVLALILSLTIPPHALILRRRPADLGLEPDGVSQNPHLNHPPEPSLQWRAVVARSRFWLISLAFAISSFATVAMTVHLIPYLISRGEQLTFASAMAGLHGLMSLLGRLLIGPLGERWPRWLVTGGLFGLQMIGLAILTLSTHPIAVLVYVALFGAGAGTQTIMRAALIAEQYGVANYGVISGLQNALLTVARTVAPVGAGVLVGWIGYDGMAWCLIGLLGLGVLALVGSGNVT, translated from the coding sequence ATGCTGTTAAAACGTTTACACTCCGGTCGTATCTACTACGGCTGGATCATGCTCTTGACCGTTTCGATCACGGAGGTTATTTCGTGGGGCATTTTGTACTATGCCTACAGCGTCTTTATCTTGCCGATGAGCCGTGATTTAGCGGTTGATCAACTGGTCGTCGCTACCGGTTATGCGGTGGCGCTGCTGACCAATGGTCTGGCAGCGCCACTGGTGGGCTGGTGGCTCGACCGGGCCGGTAGTCGGTGGTTGATGACGGCTGGTTCAAGTCTGGGATGTGGTCTGCTGGTCGTGTGGTCACAAATCACGACGCCAGGGCAGCTCTACCTGGTGATGGCTGGGATTGGTTTGGCGAGTGCTGCTGTGCTCTACGAGCCGGCCTTTGCGATTGTCGCAACCTGGTTTCGCCGCGAACGGGGTCGGGCCTTGCAGATTTTGACCTTTTTCGGGGCGTGGGCCAGTTTCGTCTTCATCCCGCTTTCCGGCTGGCTGGTCGATTGGCTGGGCTGGCGTTCGGCCCTGATCGTCCTGGCGCTGATACTCTCTCTGACAATACCACCGCACGCGCTGATACTGCGCCGCCGTCCGGCGGATCTTGGGCTGGAACCTGATGGTGTATCTCAAAACCCCCATCTCAATCATCCACCTGAACCTTCATTACAATGGCGAGCGGTGGTTGCCAGGTCGCGCTTCTGGCTGATCAGCCTTGCGTTTGCGATCAGCAGCTTTGCGACGGTCGCTATGACCGTTCATCTCATTCCGTACCTGATCAGTCGCGGTGAACAGCTTACCTTCGCCTCGGCAATGGCCGGCCTGCACGGTTTGATGTCGCTCCTCGGTCGGCTGTTGATCGGCCCTCTCGGCGAACGCTGGCCGCGCTGGCTGGTGACCGGCGGTCTGTTTGGGTTGCAGATGATTGGCCTGGCGATTCTGACGCTCTCAACCCACCCTATCGCTGTGCTGGTCTATGTGGCGCTGTTTGGAGCGGGGGCCGGTACCCAAACGATCATGCGGGCAGCGCTGATTGCCGAACAGTACGGGGTGGCAAACTACGGTGTGATCAGCGGGCTGCAAAATGCGCTGCTGACCGTGGCCCGCACGGTGGCGCCGGTGGGTGCAGGGGTGCTGGTGGGATGGATCGGGTATGATGGGATGGCGTGGTGTCTGATCGGGTTGCTGGGGCTGGGGGTGCTGGCGCTGGTGGGGAGCGGAAACGTAACCTGA
- a CDS encoding FAD-dependent oxidoreductase: MTLPIAIIGAGPVGLAAAAHLAERGASFIVLEAGDQAGASVSRWGHVQMFTPWRYCVDAAANRLLSAAGWQMPSADTFPTGSELVAHYLMPLADLPAIAPHIRYRRRVVAVARRGHDRQRGRDRQRVPFQLTIVDDNGQESLLLARAVIDASGTYLSPNPLGAAGVPAPGERDAADNIFYGIPDVLGRDRARYANRRVLVAGSGHSAFNTLLDLVRLGKTAPDTQVTWVVRRDATTLERIFGGGEADALAERGRLGQQVRALVDSGRVSLVTGWHTDQVQRTADGLIVRDGERTLPPVDEIVVCTGFRPDLAPVRELRLALDPIVEAPVALAPLIDPNLHSCGTVPPHGVTELQHPEPDFFVVGMKSYGRAPTFLLLTGYEQVRSVTAALCGDWQAAQRLELTLPETGVCSGPDADGSVCCSPVPNTFSATIELQPTSRSCC; this comes from the coding sequence ATGACTCTCCCAATCGCGATTATCGGTGCCGGTCCGGTTGGTCTGGCTGCGGCTGCCCATCTCGCTGAACGTGGTGCATCGTTTATCGTTCTGGAAGCCGGTGACCAGGCTGGTGCTTCTGTCTCACGCTGGGGGCACGTGCAGATGTTTACGCCATGGCGCTATTGCGTCGACGCCGCAGCCAATCGTCTGCTCTCTGCTGCCGGCTGGCAGATGCCGTCGGCTGATACATTTCCGACCGGTTCCGAACTGGTTGCGCACTATCTGATGCCGCTGGCTGATCTGCCGGCGATTGCACCGCATATTCGCTATCGCCGGCGGGTCGTGGCTGTTGCCCGTCGTGGCCATGACCGGCAGCGCGGTCGTGATCGCCAGCGTGTGCCCTTTCAGTTGACAATCGTTGACGATAACGGGCAAGAGTCGTTGTTGCTGGCACGGGCCGTGATCGATGCTTCGGGTACCTATCTCTCGCCCAATCCATTAGGTGCAGCCGGGGTACCGGCGCCTGGTGAACGCGACGCCGCCGACAATATCTTTTACGGTATTCCCGATGTGCTTGGTCGGGATCGGGCGCGCTACGCAAACCGGCGAGTGCTGGTAGCCGGGAGTGGGCATTCGGCGTTCAATACCCTGCTCGATCTGGTCAGGCTCGGGAAGACCGCCCCAGATACCCAGGTGACCTGGGTGGTGCGGCGTGATGCGACTACGCTCGAACGGATTTTTGGTGGTGGTGAGGCCGATGCGCTGGCGGAACGGGGGCGACTGGGCCAGCAGGTACGGGCACTGGTCGATTCGGGGCGGGTGAGTCTGGTCACGGGCTGGCACACCGATCAGGTTCAGCGTACTGCCGATGGGTTGATTGTGCGTGATGGCGAACGTACTCTGCCGCCAGTCGATGAGATTGTGGTTTGTACCGGGTTTCGACCCGACCTGGCACCAGTGCGTGAATTGCGGCTGGCGCTCGATCCGATTGTTGAGGCTCCGGTCGCGCTGGCCCCATTGATCGATCCCAACCTGCACAGTTGTGGGACGGTACCACCGCACGGGGTGACAGAATTACAGCATCCAGAACCGGACTTTTTCGTGGTCGGGATGAAGAGCTACGGGCGGGCGCCAACCTTCTTGCTGCTGACCGGCTACGAACAGGTGCGTTCGGTGACTGCGGCGCTGTGTGGTGATTGGCAAGCTGCGCAGCGACTTGAGTTGACGTTACCGGAAACAGGGGTTTGTAGCGGGCCAGATGCTGATGGCAGTGTGTGCTGTTCGCCAGTGCCAAATACGTTTTCCGCCACGATTGAATTGCAGCCAACATCACGCTCATGCTGTTAA
- a CDS encoding ArsR/SmtB family transcription factor, translated as MNAQPTDQETPAVQVMSCCAPAITVTLSDAEAAQLADALSLLAHPIRLRLLAILARNAGHVCVCDLEAALPVKQPTVSHHLRLLRDGGLIEGERRGQWIYYAIRQDALATVRLLIDQFFASLTPDKA; from the coding sequence ATGAATGCACAGCCTACAGATCAGGAAACACCAGCCGTGCAGGTGATGTCTTGCTGTGCACCGGCGATCACGGTCACGCTCAGCGATGCTGAGGCTGCGCAGCTTGCCGATGCATTGTCGTTGCTTGCGCATCCGATCCGTCTGCGCTTGCTGGCCATTCTGGCCCGCAATGCCGGTCACGTCTGCGTTTGTGATCTTGAAGCGGCCCTTCCTGTCAAGCAGCCAACCGTTTCGCACCACCTGCGATTGCTGCGCGATGGTGGTCTGATCGAGGGCGAGCGGCGCGGGCAGTGGATTTATTACGCGATTCGCCAGGATGCACTGGCAACAGTGCGGTTGTTGATCGATCAGTTTTTTGCCTCTCTTACGCCGGATAAGGCTTGA